The genomic segment AAATAATTTTAACCTATAGTATTTGCTAAATTCTCAATTTTATTCTTTACGCTACCATCCACAATTACATCACCGTATTTCAATATCACTCCGCCCATCAATTCCGGATCAATATATTCAATCAGTTCAATCTCTTTCTTTAATGCTTGTTTTAAACCGGATTTGATTTCTTTTTTTTCTTCCTGGTGCAAAGCTTTTACGGAATAAACCGACACCGCCTGTATGCCTTCTTGTTCATTCA from the Patescibacteria group bacterium genome contains:
- the atpH gene encoding ATP synthase F1 subunit delta — protein: MRKITPKKYAQALYESLEGKDKAEIASAITSFIQVLVRNKSISKSDKVISAFQDYLNEQEGIQAVSVYSVKALHQEEKKEIKSGLKQALKKEIELIEYIDPELMGGVILKYGDVIVDGSVKNKIENLANTIG